The following is a genomic window from Saprospiraceae bacterium.
TTTTCTGCATACAATACTTGCAATCGTGTTTTTTAAAGGTCTGAAGACAAAAAATATGCTATCTTTTATGATCCTTGGCTATATGCTGGCTATTTCTCTTTTCAGTCAGATTCCTTTGGTCATCGGAACTATGTTTGGAGAAAGACTGGCTTTTCTGGCTTCATTTTGGTTGGTGGCCGGCATGTTGTATCTGGCTGGAAGATTTTTTATAAAAGAGAATAGTGCTGAAGAAAATAATATCAAACATGCTATGACAAACAATATGGTGTTTGTTGGCATGGTCAGCCTGATTGGTGTTGGGTTTGCATTTAAAACTATAACAAGAAATGCCGACTGGAAAGACAACTTCACCCTATTCACCAAAGATGCTGCAACCCATACACAAAGTGTACGCCTTCAAAATGGTGCCGCCGACCAATTGGTGAAAGCTTCGGAGACGAATGGATTGTCACCCGAAGAAATATCTTCGATGCTGGAAAAAGCAGAACAACATTGTAATGCCATCATGAAGATCAGACCGGTTCCTACAGCGTATCTGACCCTTGGCAATATCAGGATCAAACAAAAAAGATATGAAGAAGCTATAAAATATTATGATCAGGTCAATGACCTAAAAGACATAGTAGATCAAAACAAAGCTCTGGCATACAGAGAGTTGGGCAGGAAGGCCGGAGAAATCGAACAGAATATCATTAAATCACAAGATTTGCTTGGGAAATCCTTGCTTTTCAATAATGGAGATGCAGAGACCTGGTACCTGATGGGTGTTTCATTTGGCGTTTCGGGCAATCATCAGAAGGCAGCAGAACACTTTGAGAAAGCATTCCAACTCAAGCCCGGACCGGAATATGCCAAAACTGTTATAACGGCTTATCAAAATTTGGGTGATCAAGCAAAGGTGCAGGAATATCAAAAATATATCAGTAAATGATTTTAATTAGTTCTACTTTGTCAAATTATACGGACTTTCTGATTGATTGGAAACTGTTGGGTTATATATTCAAAATATGGGGATGATAAAAAGCCCATATTCGAAACCAATATGACTATACTCATAAATCCTGAATTTATTATGTTATAATTTTGCAGCTGTTTTTTTGTTATGGTTTTTTAACTACTTTTGGAGTTAAATAATCTGAGCCATTATGCATCTGGATACCAACTTACTGATTGCCTGGGGAGCTGTAGCGAAAAAATATAAAAAAGGTGAGTTTATTTTTTATGAAGATGACCCTTGCAGATTTTATCATCAGGTATATGAGGGAAAGGTAAATATGTGCAATTATAATGATGATGGCAGGAAGTTTATTCAAGGCATTTTTGGACCCGGCGATAGTTTTGGAGAACCGCCATTGTTTATCAATGAGGTATATCCGGCATGTGCTCAGGCTGAGACAGACTGCATTGTCTATATACTGGTAAAAGAAACCCTGATAAAAATTCTTTATGAATATCCTGAAGTAACATTGAAGTTTGTTACAGGTTTTGCAAGGAGGATTTATGATAAATCAGCCACAAATAAAAACATCATCAACCCTCATCCTGAAGACAGAATCACAGGTTTTTTAAAAAAATATAAAAAAGACAACAATCACAACCATGTTAAAATCCTGATCCCTTATACACGGCAACAGATGGCTGATTTTCTGGGCCTGCGGGTGGAAACAGTTATAAGGACCCTGATCAAAATGGATGAAGATGGAAAGGTAGAGATCAGAAGACGTAAATTGTATTATTAAAAAAATGTAACAAAGCAAAAAGGATTTTTCATCAAAGCAGACACCATAATCTTTCCATAGTTTGATCGATCCGAAACATAGTCTTCCGGGTTAATATCTGAAAGTATACCTTACCTTAAATAGAATCTGACGATTTTGCAAAGCCCATCTATCTCCTATTTCACGAATAGTATTATTATTAAAAACGAGAAATGCATCCCCCAATGGATGAAAAATCCAATGAGCTCTGGCGTTCCATCCTATTGATTTGCTCTCAGTATCATATTGGGCAAAACTATTGACCTGAAGATCAGGCGTGATGTTTAATCTGATGCGAAATCCAACCAACGTTTGGTGAAAATTGCCCCATGGCAATCTTCCGTTATTATGAATTAATGATGCTTCCATATTTACAAATGCTGATGGATTTATTTTTAAAGATGTCTGAATTTCATCCAGTTTACCTTCGTAAAATGAACCGAACCACCAAGTCAGCTGGCCACTAACCGGTCTCTTGGCAGCAAACTGTCCTTCCAGTCTATAACGGTTAAAATGATAGGCACCTTTGGGAATAGTGACATTATTACTGATTTCAAAGGGAACTGTGAGGTTTTCTCCCTGTGGATTGTAATTGATTTCTACTCTGTCACCACTTTCCAGCCTCCAGTTGATGGGAGCGGTAAATATATTGTAACTCTGCCAGCTCTTATCTATTTCTCTGATGTAAGTCACGATAAATTCGTGAAACATTTGGCGCAGCCAGCCATTTTGCGGTCTTGGAGAAAACGTAAGACCAAACCTGGAGTAATGTACACCACGACGTGGTATAAATCCCATAGAAGGATCAAAATCTTTTCCCAGCCGTGCATATGTCATAGCTATATCCCATCTGTCATTGGGATAATCTATTTTAAATCCTGCAGCACTTCTGTCCTGTCGCAAATCCTGCCTTTCGTTATAGAGAAACCATCCACCGGCCAGAAAATTTTTATTTCCCCTAAAACGTGTAGTCTGGTAAGTAAAATCAGCTCCACCTAACCAACTTCCGAGTCTTCCCTGAGGATCACCTACAGTGGCTATAACACCAACTGCACTCTCTTTCCAGATATTTCGCCGTACCCTAAAAACACCCATGTTGGTAGATGAAAGCCTATCATTTGGCAAGTCCAAGGCGCCTGTATGCGTGGCAAGTGCCCCGAATGCAGTTTGGTTTACCCTTCCATTTAATTTTAATCCAGCATTAATAGGTACTTCATTGCCTTTAAAGAGACCTATTCGACGGCTGAAAAAAGGAAGTACTGTCCTGTTTCCGGTACCGATGCCAAATTCAAAAATGTCTGATCCTTCTAAAAAAAACGATCTCCTTTCCGGAAAAAACAACGGAAACCGGGTAAGATTTGTTTGACGTGTATCAACATCCGCCTCTGCAAAATCGGTGTTGATAGTCAATGAAGACACAATATTTGGCCCTATTCTTTTATTGACATCGAGACTCGGGGCGAACCTGAATTTTTCTGAAGGCTGGACAAAAGATGTGATCAAAGACGGTCTTATATTTAACCCTAAACCAAAATCAAATTGTGGTAAACCTGTCAAAAGTCCTGCTCTGCTGGTTTGAGTAAACCACTGATCTCGTTTTACATTAGCCCAGCGGCTGGTTTCCAGCAATCGTTGAACCCGTCGCTGAATGTTAAAACCCCAGGTTGTCAGTCCTTTCTTAAAAGCAATACTTTGAATAGGAATACTGATTTCTAAACTCCATCCCGCACTATCGATAGTTGTGAAGGCTTCCCAGGCTGCATCCCAATTTGAGTTTTCAGACTCGCCTCTATTGGAAATGAGTGCATCATATCTTGCACCATTGGCATTGACAGCCAAAATATACCCTGACTGTCCATCCAGAAAAGGATCTATAACTACGCGGATATGATCTTCAGAACTTAAGTCGGAATCCCGCAGTTTTGAAAATCTTACGATTTCTCCTGGTGTGGAATCATCACACCGCACACCGATCAAAATCTTATTATTATTGGCGACTACTTTTACACTCGTCGTGAATTCAGGATCATTTCCCTGTATCGGTTCTGTAGTTTTAAAATCGACATTGGCTGTACAATTTTTCCAAACGTCTTCATTCAAAATTCCGTCCAGAACGATTTGATCATTCAGGATTTCAGCTTTCATTGATGGCCTTTCAATATCCTGAGCACTCAAACATTGACAAAGTATTAAAATAAAAAGTATAATAAATTTTTGCATGAAGACTTATTATTCTATTAATAGGAGCGTAAAAAAGCCGATTTTACTTATTGGATTTCAAAATTATAATACACAAATTAGTAACTGCTCTTCTTTACCCTCAATCCCTAAAGGGACGACCCACACAATTCTTCTAATCAAAGCGTTGACTCCCCTTCAGGGGTCGGGGGTTAGTAGAGCAAATCTCCTCATATATTTATTCGAATTAGCATTTATGGCTCAATTTATTTTTATAAATATTAAGTGCAATTGGTTATTCACACCAGCAATAATGACTGTACGCAAATATTATTTTGTCAATTTTAGGGCGTCATTCAAACGCTGTGCCACATTATCCCAATTGATGATATTGAAAAGATTATCAACAAAGTCGGTTCTTTTGTTTTTGTATTTCAGATAGTAAGAATGCTCCCATACGTCGATCACGAGCAAAGGAATGACTCCCCATTGGGTTATTTTTTCGTGATTTTCGCATTGGAGTACGGTTAATTTGTCAGTATACGGTTGATATCCCAATATACCCCAACCATTTCCGTCCACATCCTTTGATGTTTTTGCCAAGTACAGCTGAAGTCTGTCATAACTACCAAAGTCTTTCTGGATTCTTTTGAGCAAATCACCACCAGGGGTTGACTTTTTATTGGTCAAGTTGGTCCAGAAAATAGAATGTAAAATATGTGACGAAAGATGAAATGACAACTTCTTAGTCCAATAATCCAACGTTTCAATTTTGTTTTCATCCATGGATTTTTTTATCATCACGGCATCTGTATTTGCACTTTTTACAGCTCCACCGTGATGAAAAGTATAGTGTAGATGCAAGGTTTCAGTGTCCATATACGGCTCCAGGAAATTTTCATTATACGGCAATGGTTGATGAATAAAGATACCTTTCTCATCTACTAACCTGTCAATATTATTAGCCACCAGATTTTGGCTGAAAGCTTGGTTTGATGCAAAAAATGATGCAGCACCTGCCAGGGCACTTTGCGTTAAAAACTCTTTTCGGTCCATGGTATTATTCTATCTTTTAAATTAGTAACTAAAGGTAACATTAAATTTGAAATGTCAAAACCTTTTGGTTTTGTTAAGTCTGTTTTAATATTTTTCTTTTATGATTTCATAAATATTGATGTGATGTATTATTCAAATTCTAAGGTATCAATTTCCTGCATCAATCTGTGAGTCTCCATTAAGGCTACTATGATTTTCTGATAATGCAAAATGTCACCAAACTCCAGTCTTCTTTCCTTGCGGTCTTTGAGCCATTTTTGAGCCGGCTGATATCCTCCAATGTAAAACTCCCAGGCTATCAGCGGTACATTGGCGAAATATTGTGTGTCGTTGATGTACACTTTGCCAACAACTTTCGGTACTTCCGATGGAATGGAATTAACAAATTTTGGTTTGGTTACAACATTGTCACCGTCTATAGGATATTGGGTGATAAATTTTTCAACAACAGGACTTTCCAATAAATGAATTTGCCGAATTTCTCCACCCAATTTTACCAATTGCCAGAAAGTGTCTTTGTCCTTGGGATAAGGCACTCTCGGAAAATCAATTTTTAAAAACTCTTTGTATTTCTCTCGGTATGTTGGCGAATGTAAAACCGCATAGATGTAATCCAGAATATCAATCGGAGCAAATGGCTCCCCTGATCCCTCCAAAGGAGGGGAACTATTTGCACCCGTAGTCTCCCTTTTGGAGAGATTTAGAGAGGCACTTCCTTCTTCTATGCTATCCAGTTTTTGTTTAATTTTGGATACCACAAATTCAGCATTTTCGAATACTTCTTCATTGGTAAATCGTATCACGTCGTAACCCAATTCATTTAATCTTGCAGATCTGAGTTCATCATATTCTTTTTGTTGTAAGTGAATGTTACCATCAATCTCAATGACCAAATTTTTTCTTAAGCAGACAAAATCAGTAATAAAATCATCAATAATATGTTGCCTTCGGATTTTATGCCCGGTTTTTTTATTTCTGAGTAATTCCCACATAACTTTTTCTGCATCAGTTGGATTTTTTTTAAGCTCCTCTTGAAATTCTTTAGTAAAACGATACGATCTGGCATTGGCCGTTTGGTAGTGTGGTGTTGCCTCCCCTAACCCCTCCAAAGGAAGGGGATTAAAAAAAGTCTCCCCTTTGGGGAGATTTAGTGGGGCAGACTTCTCTGCTTCAAAAGGAATCCCAAGTTTCTCTGCAATTTGCTTTACAATTTCTGTATTTAGATTTGGTGTTCTTTCTGTTGATTGACCAATGGTTTGTTGGCCGCTGGTTTCGGGATATAGGTAAAGAGGAAAGGTAGATGTTATTTCACTTGTCCTGTTTGAAACATAAGAGCTTTCGAATATTCTATTTGAAATAAAGGCATGATAATAATTATCACCTGTTTTGAATTGTTTGCAAAGTGCTAAACCAATATTATTCCCTTTTAAAAATTGTTTCATTATCTGCAATGATGGTCTTGCATAAAGTCCCCCAGAATTGCCAGTATACAGAGTCCACCGATTATCAAAAGGTCTATAATTGACAACTTGAAAATCAAAGTCTTTATGTTTTTCTGCATCAGTTTTAGCCCATTTATATTGCCATGATTGTGCGTCTTTTGGTCTATTATATTTTAGTCTCCAAGCATTTTCGTCTAAATTTAAAATATCATTTATTTTTGACTTAGATTCATTAATGGACATGGATATATTAAACCCATCAATTGCTGTTACAAATCCGACATTATTATTTGAAAATATCTCATCTACTTTAAAACCTTTGTCATAATTTGCATTACCAATAGTTGATTTAGGAACAAAAAACAAATATGGTTTTTCAGGTTTCAATTCTAAAAAATCGATATTTTGTAATGAGTTTTCAGAAAGAAAATCATATTTCATTTCACGTTTTCCAAACAAATCAAAATGAAAAACTTTACCTAACTCGTTTGCCTTTTTCTTCCCCGTTTTTACAAATACAGTAATTGCAACACCTTGCATAATGTCAAATACATTAACATCAGCACTTCCATCTGGATGCTTTTCTTTTTTCTTGCTATTTCCGTGTAAGTCTATGGTGTAAATTTTATCATAGGTTTTTAGCAAATGCCAACGCATTCCACGAAAAGTAGGATTATCTAAAAAACCGTGTGGATTGATGAAAGCCAAAACGCCACTACCGTTTTTCTCAATGAAGTGTTGACCGTATCGTAAGAATTTTACATAGTCGTCATTCAGCCAATGTTTACGTTCATTAAAATGAACGCCATCAACATATTTGTAATCTTCAATCAGTTTGCTAATCCATTCGCCATTGTTTGAAGATATACCGCTGTAAGGCGGATTCCCAATCACACACATTACTGGTGTATCTCTTTTGATGTGATTGGCTTCATTGGCTTCTGTACTTAGCCAACTTGCAAATAGCGTTCCTGTATCGGGGTGGCTATCTTCCAGGCTATTGGTAAGGTAAACTCTGAATCGTTGGTTGGTGGTGGGTTTGTAGCCTGTTTCGGTCAGTAGCAGGTCCAGCTTTAAATGAGCCATAGCATAACTTGCCATCAGCAACTCAAATCCATTGAGTCGTGGCAGCAAATGTGTTTCTACATAATTGCTCCAGATGCCTTGCTGTCCTTCAAACTTTTTGTGAATGTGTTTGACTACTTCAGCCAGGAAAGTTCCGGTGCCGGTGGCTGGGTCTAGTATTTGCACTTTATGTACTTCCTGCTCTACTTGTTTGCCTTGCAAGTTTACTTTTATTTTGATTTTGGTCGTGTCAGCCAATCCTTGCGGTAAATCAAATTCGGTTTTGAGTATATCATCTATTGCACGCACTATAAAATTGACCACGGGCGCCGGCGTGTACCAAACGCCACGGGCCTTTCTCAATTTCGGGTCGTATTCGCTCAGAAATGTTTCATAAAAATGGATGATCGGATCTTCCAATTTTGTAGTCTTACCATAATTTTTAAGGATTTCTTCTACGTTGCAAGCCAAAAATATTTCTACCAGACTATCTACAATCCATTTGATGCGGTCGTCAATGTCGGGACCAGCAATGTAACCAAACAGTTTGCGTAGAAATGGATTGGATTTCGGGATGAGTTCGGCAGCTTCCTGGCGACTGAAAGTAGGAAGAGTAGGATCGTGCAAACGAGCTGCAAACATGCCGTATGCAATGGTTTGTGCGTATACATCGGCAAATGCGCCGGGAGTGATATCATGGATCAATAGCTCTTTGAAAGCATTCATCTGATCCTTCAGAGTACTGTTTTCATGAGAATTCACATCTGAAATCAGGGCCCGGGCAATGACATCAGCCAGCAATTTGGCTTTGCCAGCCATCAGATCAGCCAGGCGTTTTGGGCTTCGTATGGTTTGGGTCACCCGAATACAAAAGTCTTTGATCAGATTTTCAAACGCAGCAAAGTTTTCAGGTTTTGGTATTATCTTTTTATGGTCCAGTTGACCAATAGTTATCTGAGAGACCAGCTGCCCCTCTGTATAAAAGAAAAAGGTCAAATAATCAGTAAAAATAATATTGGGAAGCCCTTTTTTGTATCTGTCAAACTGTTCTTTATTTTTCTTTTTTCCTTCCAGGTCGGCATCCCCTATATCTTTGGTTTCGATGTAGCCGACTTCTATGACATTGCGGATAATGATGTAATCCGGGGCACCGCAGGCCTGTCTTTTGGGTTCATTGATCACTTTGACATCTGCTACGATGCCTTGAATGAGTGCCTCCAAAGGTCCACGATAACTATGTTCGCCGGTGCTGCCGGTATTCAGTTTAATTTTAAGCGTTTCTATGTATTTGTCAGTAGTCATAATAGATTTTTACGAAAACAGATACGACAAAGATAAAAGAATATATGGAATGAGCTTTAATATCCCATACTTAAAGCTTTCAAATAACTAAATCTTTAGATGTACAATCAACAGTTTTTCTGAATACAGCCAAAGAGTTGCAATTTCCCAAAATTTAGTCTTCTTGCCCTTTTCTAAAGTCTAAACATAGTTTCGGTCAAACTTTGTTAAAATCAAAAAAAATAAAAGTGGATATATTTGTCCACTATCAAATAGTTTATATATTTGCACCTGATAATCATTTATAAAACAATAAAAACAAATATTATATGTATCGCAATAATATTACATTTATATTGGTGTTTGCATCTATAATGGTTGGTCTTAGTCAGGATACAACAAAAGTAGATTTACCGATAAAACCCAAAATAGATGGTTATCATGTAGGGGTAGTACAAATTTTATTTTCGCACAATAATGGAGAAACAGTTTTTTTTGACAGAACCAGCGTATATTCAGTGGGCTTTCCATTTGGTATTACATTAAACACAACAGGTAAAATCAAAATAGATCTGGAGCTGGTTCCATTTATAAACCCATACATATATTCCAACCTACCTTATAAAATTCATTTGTTGTATCATCCCGGTATATTGTTACCCTTAAAAGATGGATGGACACTGGGTCTCAGGGCAGCTTTTGAAATTGGAGAAGGTCAGTTTGGATTTACCCCACTGATCAATAAAGCATTTAAAAACAAGAAGGGTTCTGCCTTTTTTATCGAACTGGTAGCACCTGGCCGATTCGGTCCTGCTAAAGATTCAGGATATACACAGCTGGGAGGAATTCACATCGGACTGGGGTTTTAAAACCACAAGATACCAACCACTAATTTTCACACTTAAATATATAAAAATGAACATCAATATTGATTCAGTCATAGGTGACATTGTCGCAAAAAATTACAAAACAGCAGAAGTATTCAGGTCGTATGGTGTTGACTTTTGTTGTAAGGGCAACCGAAAACTCATGGATCTTTCCGGCTCCGGATCCGTCGAAGTTGAAAAACTAATCCGTGATCTGGAAAATGTCCAGTCAGACCAAAAAGAATCCGGCACCGAGTATAACACATGGCCACTTGATTTATTGGCCGACTATATTGAGAAAAAATACCATCGGTACATAGAAGAAAAAATACCTGTGATTGATGAGTATCTCACAAAAGTCTGTAAAGTGCATGGACATGGATACAATGAACTGTATAAAATACATGAAATCTTCAGTGCGTCATGTGAAGATTTGTTACACCATATGAAAAAGGAAGAAAACATCCTCTTTCCATACATACGCAAAATGGTCGCGGACGAAAGACAGGGCCTTTGCCACAAGCCCCCTATGTTCGGGAGTGTAAAAAACCCGATATCCATGATGGAAGACGAGCATGCTACAGAAGGAGACAGATACAGAGAAATATCGGTTTTATCCAATAATTACACTCCACCACCAAACGCCTGCAATACTTTTATAGTAACATATGCGATGCTGCAGGAGTTTGAAGAAAAACTTCATGAACATATTCATCTGGAAAACAATATTTTATTTCCAAAAGCAATAAGACAGGAAGAGAGCCTCATATATCAGCAAAATTAATGAGGAATGGAGCGGTTTGTGATCAAGAGAAACGGAGATTATAAGTTATTTGAAGCATATAAAATCAAAGAC
Proteins encoded in this region:
- a CDS encoding Crp/Fnr family transcriptional regulator, with amino-acid sequence MHLDTNLLIAWGAVAKKYKKGEFIFYEDDPCRFYHQVYEGKVNMCNYNDDGRKFIQGIFGPGDSFGEPPLFINEVYPACAQAETDCIVYILVKETLIKILYEYPEVTLKFVTGFARRIYDKSATNKNIINPHPEDRITGFLKKYKKDNNHNHVKILIPYTRQQMADFLGLRVETVIRTLIKMDEDGKVEIRRRKLYY
- a CDS encoding carbohydrate binding family 9 domain-containing protein, which produces MKAEILNDQIVLDGILNEDVWKNCTANVDFKTTEPIQGNDPEFTTSVKVVANNNKILIGVRCDDSTPGEIVRFSKLRDSDLSSEDHIRVVIDPFLDGQSGYILAVNANGARYDALISNRGESENSNWDAAWEAFTTIDSAGWSLEISIPIQSIAFKKGLTTWGFNIQRRVQRLLETSRWANVKRDQWFTQTSRAGLLTGLPQFDFGLGLNIRPSLITSFVQPSEKFRFAPSLDVNKRIGPNIVSSLTINTDFAEADVDTRQTNLTRFPLFFPERRSFFLEGSDIFEFGIGTGNRTVLPFFSRRIGLFKGNEVPINAGLKLNGRVNQTAFGALATHTGALDLPNDRLSSTNMGVFRVRRNIWKESAVGVIATVGDPQGRLGSWLGGADFTYQTTRFRGNKNFLAGGWFLYNERQDLRQDRSAAGFKIDYPNDRWDIAMTYARLGKDFDPSMGFIPRRGVHYSRFGLTFSPRPQNGWLRQMFHEFIVTYIREIDKSWQSYNIFTAPINWRLESGDRVEINYNPQGENLTVPFEISNNVTIPKGAYHFNRYRLEGQFAAKRPVSGQLTWWFGSFYEGKLDEIQTSLKINPSAFVNMEASLIHNNGRLPWGNFHQTLVGFRIRLNITPDLQVNSFAQYDTESKSIGWNARAHWIFHPLGDAFLVFNNNTIREIGDRWALQNRQILFKVRYTFRY
- a CDS encoding superoxide dismutase; translation: MDRKEFLTQSALAGAASFFASNQAFSQNLVANNIDRLVDEKGIFIHQPLPYNENFLEPYMDTETLHLHYTFHHGGAVKSANTDAVMIKKSMDENKIETLDYWTKKLSFHLSSHILHSIFWTNLTNKKSTPGGDLLKRIQKDFGSYDRLQLYLAKTSKDVDGNGWGILGYQPYTDKLTVLQCENHEKITQWGVIPLLVIDVWEHSYYLKYKNKRTDFVDNLFNIINWDNVAQRLNDALKLTK
- the ric gene encoding iron-sulfur cluster repair di-iron protein, coding for MNINIDSVIGDIVAKNYKTAEVFRSYGVDFCCKGNRKLMDLSGSGSVEVEKLIRDLENVQSDQKESGTEYNTWPLDLLADYIEKKYHRYIEEKIPVIDEYLTKVCKVHGHGYNELYKIHEIFSASCEDLLHHMKKEENILFPYIRKMVADERQGLCHKPPMFGSVKNPISMMEDEHATEGDRYREISVLSNNYTPPPNACNTFIVTYAMLQEFEEKLHEHIHLENNILFPKAIRQEESLIYQQN